The following proteins are co-located in the Massilia litorea genome:
- the hpnH gene encoding adenosyl-hopene transferase HpnH, translated as MAIPMLQKTLVGAYILRKHLAGQKRYPLALMLEPLFRCNLACAGCGKIDYPDEILNLRLSRDECLGAVDECGAPVVSIAGGEPLLHKEMPEIVAGIVARRRFVYLCTNALMMEKKLDQYRPSPFLVWSVHLDGDRQMHDRSVCQPGVYERAVAAIGRAKAAGFRVNINCTLFNDAEPERVAAFFDSVKELGVDGITVSPGYAYERAPEQDHFLTRSKTKQLFRDIFARGDRGRKWAFSQSSLFLDFLAGNQTYHCTPWGNPARTVFGWQRPCYLLGEGYAASFRELMDETDWDAYGTGRYEKCADCMVHSGYEASAVLDTIAHPLAAARVALAGVRTGGPMAPDLALDNQRPAQFVHTRHVAIKLEEIRGRRAPRKAADSG; from the coding sequence ATGGCCATTCCGATGCTGCAAAAGACCCTCGTCGGCGCCTACATCCTGCGCAAGCACCTGGCGGGACAGAAGCGCTATCCGCTCGCCCTGATGCTCGAACCGCTGTTTCGCTGCAACCTTGCCTGCGCGGGTTGCGGCAAGATCGATTATCCCGACGAGATCCTGAACCTGCGCCTGTCGCGCGACGAGTGCCTGGGCGCGGTCGACGAGTGCGGCGCCCCGGTCGTCTCGATTGCCGGCGGCGAGCCGCTGCTGCACAAGGAGATGCCGGAGATCGTGGCCGGCATCGTCGCGCGCCGCCGCTTCGTCTACCTGTGCACCAACGCGCTGATGATGGAGAAAAAGCTGGACCAGTACCGTCCCAGCCCCTTCCTGGTGTGGTCGGTGCACCTCGACGGCGACCGGCAGATGCACGACCGCTCGGTCTGCCAACCGGGCGTGTACGAACGGGCGGTGGCGGCAATCGGGCGCGCCAAGGCAGCCGGCTTTCGCGTCAACATCAATTGCACGCTGTTCAACGACGCCGAACCCGAGCGCGTGGCCGCGTTTTTTGATTCGGTCAAGGAACTCGGCGTCGACGGCATCACGGTCTCGCCCGGCTATGCCTACGAACGCGCCCCGGAGCAGGACCACTTCCTCACCCGCTCGAAAACCAAGCAACTGTTTCGCGACATTTTTGCGCGCGGCGACCGCGGCCGCAAATGGGCCTTCAGCCAGTCCAGCCTGTTCCTGGACTTTTTGGCGGGTAACCAGACCTACCATTGCACGCCCTGGGGCAACCCGGCGCGCACCGTGTTCGGCTGGCAGCGCCCCTGCTACCTGCTGGGCGAAGGCTATGCCGCCAGTTTCAGGGAACTGATGGACGAGACCGACTGGGATGCCTACGGCACCGGGCGCTACGAAAAGTGCGCCGATTGCATGGTGCACAGCGGCTACGAGGCGAGTGCCGTGCTCGACACCATCGCGCACCCGCTGGCGGCAGCCAGGGTCGCGCTGGCGGGCGTGCGCACGGGCGGACCGATGGCGCCGGACCTGGCACTCGACAATCAGCGCCCGGCGCAGTTCGTGCACACACGCCACGTTGCCATCAAGCTCGAAGAGATCCGCGGGCGCCGCGCGCCGCGCAAGGCTGCCGATTCCGGCTGA